In Candidatus Saccharimonadales bacterium, one genomic interval encodes:
- a CDS encoding methyltransferase domain-containing protein, translating to MFAIGGIMGAPYLPTLKPTARAALDLAQLQPGDSLLDLGAGSGELLLAAAKRGINATGIEINPLLWLVAWLRLRPYRGRARIKWGNYWHGAWPKVDCIYIFLIGHQMERFARTLDEAERPLKVLSYTFEIPGLKAAKVARGIYYYELN from the coding sequence ATGTTTGCGATTGGGGGCATTATGGGCGCACCGTATTTGCCAACCCTTAAGCCGACGGCCCGGGCAGCCCTGGATTTAGCCCAACTCCAGCCAGGCGATAGTTTACTGGACCTGGGGGCGGGCAGTGGCGAACTGTTACTAGCCGCCGCCAAGCGGGGCATAAATGCGACTGGCATTGAAATAAATCCCTTGCTTTGGTTGGTAGCTTGGCTGAGGCTTAGGCCTTACCGGGGTCGGGCTCGCATCAAGTGGGGGAACTACTGGCACGGAGCCTGGCCGAAGGTTGATTGCATTTACATATTTCTAATCGGGCACCAGATGGAGCGTTTCGCTCGAACTCTAGATGAGGCCGAACGACCACTAAAAGTCTTATCGTATACCTTTGAAATTCCAGGACTCAAAGCGGCCAAGGTGGCCCGCGGTATCTACTATTATGAATTGAATTAA
- a CDS encoding ATP-binding protein, whose translation MPKSAKTGRTSAPPALKLEQVIKEYVSESFMVIDDHGKIVDFNQLWQDLFEFDGRERGQAANTVMVTAGGLVFDREPRETFIKLHQGASPLLYADTADGQHHIQISLNPIIRGGAYLGIFCVARDITPLIEKTVEANAMATKAQRHLRELTELSDLSPVVGLSMDQSYPLYLSKIRVLLDSPMVSIYSYQPDQQLLARIATLDQSMGHPASLRLSDIHPIAQAFVKSEVVLAKEPPQIVVPVQYHSKVLGVIIVSGRSNPYGSHDSRLLKLVASRLAVLTENANLYNDVNSRRERWEAVFTFTDEGIVIFDAASRIVGFNPAASELTGFSVNESVGQSFDRIIRAVSVDGGQSSYVTIPMSQVLSDGKTITKSEHLIKTKVGENVWTEISFSPVFDAAGRVTGGVAIIRNAQRDREIEEIKSDFISIVSHELRTPLSAIKGFLSMLLKKDFGDLNDKQFHFLNRVYQSNQRMINLVEDLLDASYIESGKIILSPRPISIEAIISEVVTELASKGFERQIMLRVTRRNRLPLVLADENRLRQILVNLVDNAIKYSMPKSEVIIDFKVQGDELITSVADSGVGVSAAQVDRLFQKFGRVYNPLSVKAGGTGLGLFIVKNLVESHGGRIWVTSREGKGSKFSFSLPIAKQLPLLKS comes from the coding sequence ATGCCAAAGAGTGCAAAAACTGGCCGCACCTCAGCACCGCCTGCCCTTAAGCTTGAGCAGGTTATCAAAGAGTATGTCAGCGAAAGTTTCATGGTTATCGACGATCATGGCAAGATCGTTGACTTCAACCAACTGTGGCAAGACCTGTTTGAATTTGATGGCCGCGAACGAGGACAGGCGGCTAATACCGTCATGGTAACAGCTGGCGGTTTGGTCTTTGATCGCGAGCCCAGAGAGACTTTTATTAAACTGCACCAAGGTGCCAGCCCTTTGCTCTATGCCGATACCGCTGACGGCCAGCACCACATTCAGATTTCGCTCAACCCAATTATTAGGGGTGGTGCCTACCTCGGCATCTTCTGTGTGGCCCGCGACATCACGCCATTAATCGAAAAAACTGTTGAGGCCAATGCCATGGCTACTAAGGCCCAGCGCCACCTGCGGGAATTGACGGAACTCTCAGACCTGAGTCCGGTGGTTGGGCTCTCGATGGACCAGTCGTACCCGCTGTATTTAAGCAAGATCCGGGTCCTGCTCGATTCACCCATGGTTAGTATTTATAGCTACCAGCCCGATCAGCAGCTGCTGGCTCGGATTGCTACACTTGATCAAAGCATGGGGCATCCGGCCAGCTTGCGTCTGAGCGATATTCATCCGATCGCTCAAGCCTTCGTCAAAAGCGAAGTCGTGCTAGCCAAGGAGCCGCCCCAGATCGTGGTGCCGGTTCAATATCATTCGAAGGTTCTAGGAGTAATTATCGTTAGTGGTCGCTCAAACCCCTATGGCTCGCATGATTCACGCCTGCTTAAATTGGTGGCCAGCCGCTTGGCCGTGCTAACCGAAAACGCCAACTTATATAACGACGTTAACTCGCGGCGTGAACGTTGGGAAGCCGTCTTTACCTTTACTGATGAGGGTATTGTGATTTTTGATGCGGCCTCTCGGATCGTTGGATTTAACCCAGCGGCTTCAGAACTAACCGGTTTTAGCGTCAATGAATCGGTTGGCCAGTCTTTTGATCGTATTATTCGAGCCGTTTCGGTTGACGGCGGGCAGTCTAGCTATGTGACTATTCCAATGTCCCAAGTCTTAAGCGATGGCAAAACTATCACTAAAAGTGAGCATCTGATCAAAACTAAGGTCGGGGAGAACGTCTGGACCGAAATTAGTTTTTCGCCGGTTTTTGATGCGGCTGGCCGGGTGACCGGTGGAGTCGCCATTATTCGGAATGCCCAAAGAGACCGCGAGATCGAAGAAATCAAGAGCGATTTTATTTCGATTGTGTCGCATGAACTGCGCACGCCGCTGTCGGCCATCAAGGGGTTCCTAAGTATGTTGCTGAAAAAAGACTTTGGTGATCTGAACGACAAACAGTTTCACTTTTTGAACCGGGTCTATCAAAGTAACCAGCGGATGATTAACTTGGTTGAAGACCTCTTGGATGCCAGCTACATCGAAAGTGGCAAAATTATTTTAAGCCCCAGGCCAATTTCGATCGAAGCTATTATTAGCGAAGTTGTGACCGAACTCGCCAGTAAAGGCTTTGAGCGCCAGATTATGCTTAGAGTTACCAGGCGTAATCGCTTGCCCCTAGTGCTGGCCGATGAAAATCGCTTGCGCCAAATCCTGGTCAATCTAGTTGATAATGCGATCAAATATTCCATGCCCAAAAGTGAGGTCATTATTGATTTCAAGGTCCAGGGTGATGAGCTGATCACCAGCGTGGCCGATAGTGGGGTAGGGGTCTCAGCCGCCCAAGTTGATCGCTTATTCCAGAAATTTGGCCGGGTTTACAATCCGTTGAGCGTCAAGGCTGGCGGCACCGGTTTGGGCTTATTTATTGTTAAAAACTTAGTGGAATCGCATGGCGGCCGGATTTGGGTAACCAGCCGTGAGGGTAAGGGATCGAAGTTTAGTTTTTCATTGCCAATCGCAAAACAGCTGCCGCTGCTGAAGTCATAG
- the xseA gene encoding exodeoxyribonuclease VII large subunit, protein MEVSISVSAFIAILNETLGFAYPAVTIEGEVSGYKVNQGKWAFFDLKDETATLPCFTPVFSLKVPIEDGMSIRVTGSPKLLNWGKFSFTVKEVELAGEGELKRALELLKAKLEAEGLFEPARKRPLPNFPKRIGLVTSAGSAAYADFIKVLGARWGGLDIVLADVTVQGKSAPDSVVAALTHLNQLSDPLDVIVVIRGGGSLEDLAAFSTEPVVRAVAASRTPTIVGVGHEVDVGLADLAADLRAATPTDAARLVVPDRREILAKINHLNQANRLHFNQHLEAMIQLLDRSQLRLERFIDRPRQLLTGLVNQLGRGLQTAQNHMREQRQNVDALSRLLTGYNPTATLARGYAIVRHGQRIIKGPAGLKAGDPLMIQLAKGSLGAKVD, encoded by the coding sequence ATGGAAGTAAGTATCTCAGTCAGCGCCTTTATTGCTATCCTAAATGAGACCCTTGGGTTTGCATATCCTGCGGTGACGATCGAGGGCGAAGTCTCTGGTTACAAGGTCAATCAGGGCAAATGGGCCTTCTTTGATCTAAAGGACGAGACGGCGACTTTGCCCTGTTTTACCCCGGTTTTTAGCCTTAAAGTGCCAATTGAAGATGGTATGAGTATTAGGGTGACAGGCAGCCCGAAGCTGCTAAATTGGGGTAAATTTAGCTTCACAGTCAAAGAGGTTGAGCTGGCCGGTGAAGGCGAGCTCAAGCGCGCTCTCGAATTACTCAAAGCCAAGTTAGAGGCTGAAGGGCTGTTTGAACCAGCTCGCAAACGGCCCTTGCCAAACTTTCCCAAGCGAATTGGGCTAGTGACCTCAGCTGGGTCAGCAGCCTACGCTGATTTTATTAAAGTGCTGGGGGCCCGTTGGGGTGGGTTAGACATAGTCTTAGCCGATGTTACGGTGCAGGGCAAGTCGGCTCCAGATAGTGTGGTGGCGGCTTTGACCCACTTAAACCAACTCTCAGACCCGCTCGATGTGATTGTGGTCATTCGCGGGGGCGGCAGCTTGGAGGATCTAGCGGCCTTTAGTACTGAGCCGGTGGTACGGGCCGTCGCTGCTAGCCGCACGCCAACCATTGTGGGTGTGGGGCACGAAGTCGACGTGGGCCTTGCTGATCTAGCGGCTGATCTGCGGGCCGCCACACCGACCGACGCGGCTAGGCTAGTTGTGCCCGATCGGCGGGAGATTTTAGCGAAAATTAATCATTTGAATCAAGCCAACCGCCTGCATTTTAATCAACATCTCGAAGCCATGATTCAGCTCTTAGACCGATCGCAATTACGCTTGGAGCGTTTTATCGATCGGCCACGGCAGTTACTAACTGGTTTAGTTAATCAGCTGGGCCGCGGCTTGCAAACGGCTCAAAATCATATGCGAGAGCAGCGGCAAAATGTCGATGCACTGAGTCGCTTATTAACTGGCTATAACCCGACGGCCACGCTGGCTCGCGGCTATGCAATAGTTCGTCATGGTCAGCGCATCATCAAAGGACCAGCTGGTCTGAAGGCTGGAGATCCGCTCATGATACAATTGGCCAAAGGTAGCTTGGGGGCAAAAGTTGACTAA
- a CDS encoding lysylphosphatidylglycerol synthase transmembrane domain-containing protein encodes MTFRRILQWVGLLALASLIFLSRAKIGQVPHLLRGANWYILLLLIPMQVLSYWFNAKYYQSFFAIFGYYLATRPLLERAMALNFVNQAFPSGGIVGASYLSNSLSDQVPPGKTTLSQLLSYGFTVGSFLVVLALGFLLLFLTGQLDQGSVRFMMLLVLGILIFSLVIIVIIADRKKVERVGRAIVGFINRTARAVFRHRGSVISEAQSEHFFDEFYHGYEVLGEQRGHWRLPFLYSLGANVAEVATVYVVFLAFGQALNPGVMVTAYTLANIVSLISPITGGAGVYEATMIGSLVALGVPFDVSFAGVLVYRVLNAIIFLPVGYYYYRKTL; translated from the coding sequence ATGACCTTTCGACGCATCCTGCAGTGGGTTGGATTACTTGCCTTAGCCAGCTTAATATTTTTGAGTCGAGCCAAGATCGGCCAGGTGCCGCATCTATTACGCGGGGCTAATTGGTATATTTTGTTACTGCTTATACCGATGCAAGTACTGAGCTATTGGTTTAATGCTAAATACTATCAAAGCTTTTTTGCGATCTTTGGTTATTATTTGGCTACTCGACCGTTACTAGAGCGAGCCATGGCCTTAAACTTTGTGAACCAGGCCTTTCCCTCCGGTGGGATTGTAGGGGCATCGTATCTATCTAATAGCCTTAGCGATCAAGTCCCACCTGGGAAAACAACGCTATCACAATTGCTCAGCTACGGCTTTACCGTCGGATCATTTCTGGTGGTGCTAGCCTTAGGCTTCCTCCTGCTCTTTTTGACCGGCCAGCTCGATCAAGGTTCAGTTCGCTTCATGATGCTGCTGGTCCTGGGAATTCTGATTTTTAGTCTGGTCATTATCGTTATAATTGCTGATCGCAAAAAAGTTGAGCGGGTGGGCCGGGCCATCGTTGGCTTCATTAATCGGACCGCTAGAGCCGTCTTTCGCCACCGTGGCAGCGTCATCAGTGAAGCTCAAAGCGAACATTTCTTCGATGAGTTTTATCATGGTTATGAAGTGTTGGGAGAACAGCGCGGTCATTGGCGCCTGCCGTTTTTGTATAGCTTGGGTGCAAACGTGGCCGAAGTAGCCACCGTTTATGTGGTTTTTTTGGCCTTCGGCCAGGCCCTAAACCCGGGCGTCATGGTAACAGCCTACACGCTAGCCAACATCGTTAGCCTAATTTCGCCAATTACTGGTGGGGCCGGGGTTTATGAAGCCACCATGATTGGGTCATTAGTGGCCCTGGGGGTGCCCTTTGATGTTAGTTTTGCAGGAGTTTTGGTCTATCGGGTCCTAAATGCCATCATTTTCCTGCCGGTTGGGTATTACTATTATCGGAAGACTCTATAG
- the xseB gene encoding exodeoxyribonuclease VII small subunit, whose protein sequence is MTKPSDNFDFGAGLTELEAITTWFESEQVDLDEGLKKFERGMELAEKLRTHLDQVENRVEKIKAKYDAPQPDEEPTNSADSKLF, encoded by the coding sequence TTGACTAAACCATCCGACAACTTTGATTTTGGGGCAGGACTCACGGAACTCGAGGCCATTACGACTTGGTTTGAGAGTGAGCAAGTGGATTTAGATGAAGGCCTCAAGAAATTTGAACGGGGCATGGAGCTAGCCGAAAAACTGCGGACTCATTTGGATCAGGTCGAAAATCGGGTCGAAAAAATCAAGGCCAAGTATGATGCACCGCAACCTGACGAAGAACCAACTAACTCCGCCGACTCCAAACTATTTTAG
- a CDS encoding response regulator → MAKIMLVEDDAILVEMYQAKFELEGHEIMVATNGEECLKLLENYLPHLILLDILMPKLNGFHVLKEIKKRSNLRNIPVILLTNLGEAEVDMNQELAGALGVNDYLIKSHHTPDEVVEKVMRTLAS, encoded by the coding sequence ATGGCAAAGATAATGTTAGTCGAAGACGACGCCATTTTGGTGGAGATGTATCAGGCCAAGTTCGAGCTGGAGGGCCACGAGATTATGGTCGCAACCAACGGGGAGGAATGCTTGAAACTGTTGGAAAATTATCTGCCCCACCTAATCCTACTCGATATTTTGATGCCCAAACTAAACGGCTTCCATGTCTTAAAGGAAATTAAAAAACGCTCCAACTTGCGCAACATTCCGGTCATTTTGTTAACCAATCTGGGTGAAGCCGAAGTTGATATGAACCAAGAGTTGGCCGGGGCCCTGGGCGTTAATGATTATTTGATCAAATCTCACCACACCCCAGACGAGGTGGTGGAAAAGGTCATGCGCACGCTGGCCAGCTAA